The Clostridia bacterium genome window below encodes:
- a CDS encoding TIGR04086 family membrane protein, whose translation MPVSPAYSLVKGLGCALIATVLAIVACGAMLKTTPISEKYLPFLALAVLIVGAGLGGFVAARTTGERGLVQGVAVGALYTIVIVVIALVIGPGNLDLTASLVRAGCSVFGGGIGGILGIASR comes from the coding sequence ATGCCAGTTTCACCTGCTTACAGCCTAGTTAAAGGGTTGGGCTGTGCTTTGATTGCAACCGTCTTGGCGATAGTGGCCTGTGGGGCAATGCTCAAAACAACTCCTATCTCGGAAAAGTATTTGCCTTTTTTAGCATTAGCTGTCTTAATCGTAGGTGCTGGACTGGGTGGTTTTGTGGCGGCCCGTACCACCGGAGAACGCGGTTTAGTTCAAGGAGTTGCAGTGGGAGCGCTGTATACAATCGTAATCGTGGTCATTGCTCTAGTTATTGGACCTGGAAATCTGGATCTGACTGCAAGTCTAGTTCGTGCTGGGTGTTCAGTGTTTGGGGGAGGCATAGGTGGTATACTGGGGATAGCCAGTCGCTAA